A section of the Triplophysa dalaica isolate WHDGS20190420 chromosome 8, ASM1584641v1, whole genome shotgun sequence genome encodes:
- the kansl1l gene encoding KAT8 regulatory NSL complex subunit 1-like protein isoform X1 has translation MTSFLFQTSDQKPFNPAVDGDMDCGSINLGVDLEKVWLNHPSLIHLDFLSPEGSPRLSEMLLSPAFQGPGPKAFLLSSPEPRFTLLSVNQNSRDSPAGAPQTCFMPTLEENGPPVPNLNSSSLCHDYSPRGCNGAQYNNRESDAHGAMIPQGTDHPSALNKACDGTLEEGLRIHSLWNISQNAALVDRANRLQKRLLAMLGEHASRHYFHQLEGLRRKLLSVSYCPKSPMASGVFFTHETSNAEDVLGQIPQTHEQSLKSRDLENLAQCGRAVLPGMLESLDSDATLSSSSDDESDNEDAKGSPAASRCHGCEWRWLKERAELSSRWTWLQMRLTELDSQIQQVGELHQQILTNKQGHVVLAEAQPLTDRQIQHTLWTETIDLSFAAGNMQDLTSDVDMEPSSPTRLLRNIERQSAQLTQIVNSLMPPFCASPSSSPVTKRPCCHRRDHRMTLFSSQVQADTAVSLSNRPQGFKKTGRKRKRACHQRQCALVEVTCVSARTRPLLTYHKPLLFVMDPPSHREQVLDSFCSLCLKCDPATACTDPTCPHRKEKTTGKVHPVLSLSSDTPSCLHLQNALHAEKLQQRSLFLKSDLLRSQNLLSSRCRGSRSLLHCNHQPKNSRHLKNHRRESTPIRWAHREENRKRRCSDWLTDVTHWSDVSRLSDENLEESLENLVDCTPTQQRNSQFSLRSRSSESDFSMDYIPVSLVSSVTMEKHILTPSWRKVDTFHLLNKEEDEQDEGVLEPITDDNFRQRHQSYEHKEKLCWSSTNLSRRHRSVCVCLCSWSSRRSCSSVSEQPAYCHSPVDSPVPSTWTSSPSEGQTEASVDDTEPVPPWKQRVFPALSDEYKEALWCEEGYDF, from the exons ATGACTTCGTTCCTCTTTCAAACATCAGACCAAAAACCATTTAATCCAGCTGTGGATGGAGATATGGACTGCGGCAGTATTAATCTAGGTGTGGATTTAGAGAAGGTTTGGCTGAACCATCCTTCCTTGATCCATCTGGATTTTTTGTCCCCCGAAGGTTCGCCTCGGCTTTCAGAGATGCTCCTGTCACCTGCGTTTCAAGGCCCAGGGCCAAAAGCCTTTCTGCTCTCGAGCCCAGAACCCCGCTTCACGCTTTTGTCCGTAAACCAAAACTCCCGAGATTCTCCAGCAGGTGCTCCACAAACGTGTTTCATGCCCACTCTGGAGGAAAACGGACCCCCAGTGCCCAATCTCAACTCGAGCTCTTTGTGCCACGACTATTCACCAAGAGGTTGTAATGGTGCCCAGTACAACAATAGAGAAAGTGATGCACACGGTGCAATGATACCACAAGGAACAGATCACCCCAGTGCTTTAAACAAGGCATGTGATGGCACTCTGGAGGAAGGGCTGAGGATTCATTCGTTATGGAACATTTCCCAGAATGCTGCGTTGGTAGATCGAGCCAATCGCTTACAGAAGAGGCTGTTGGCAATGCTCGGTGAGCACGCATCACGGCACTACTTTCACCAACTAGAAGGTCTGAGGAGAAAACTTCTTTCCGTCAGCTATTGCCCCAAGTCCCCCATGGCATCAggtgttttttttacacatgAGACGTCTAATGCTGAAGATGTCCTAGGACAGATCCCTCAAACACACGAGCAATCTCTGAAATCCAGAGACCTGGAGAATTTGGCACAATGCGGGCGTGCAGTTCTGCCTGGGATGCTGGAGTCTCTGGATTCAGATGCCACATTGAGCAGTAGCTCAGATGATGAATCGGACAATGAAGATGCTAAAGGGAGCCCAGCAGCATCACG ATGTCATGGCTGTGAATGGCGGTGGTTGAAGGAAAGAGCTGAACTGTCCAGCCGCTGGACGTGGCTCCAGATGAGATTGACTGAGCTGGACTCTCAGATTCAACAGGTTGGAGAACTTCACCAGCAGATCCTCACAAATAAG CAGGGTCACGTGGTTTTAGCTGAAGCTCAGCCCCTCACAGACAGGCAGATCCAGCACACACTGTGGACGGAGACTATAGATCTGTCATTTGCCGCTGGGAACATGCAAGATTTGACATCTGATGTAGACATGGAACCCAGCAGCCCCACACGTCTTCTGAGGAACAtagagagacag AGTGCCCAGCTGACTCAGATTGTAAACAGCCTCATGCCACCTTTCTGTGCCTCACCCTCTTCGTCACCCGTGACCAAAAGACCCTGCTGTCACCGTAGAGATCATCGGATGACACTTTTCAGCAG CCAGGTACAGGCAGACACTGCTGTCAGTCTCTCCAATAGACCACAGGGCTTTAAAAAGACAGGACGGAAGAGAAAGCGAGCGTGTCACCAAAGACAATGTGCACTTGTGGAGGTCACCTGTGTGTCAGCACGCACCCGCCCCCTTCTGACATATCACAAACCTCTGCTTTTCGTCATGGACCCGCCGTCTCATAGAGAACAG gtccTGGATTCTTtctgctctctctgtctcaaaTGTGATCCTGCAACTGCGTGCACAGACCCTACATGCCCTCacagaaaagagaaaacaaccGGCAAAGTGCAtcctgtcctctctctctcctcag ATACCCCATCATGCCTCCATCTGCAAAACGCTCTGCATGCAGAGAAGTTGCAGCAGCGATCTCTCTTTCTGAAATCTGACCTCCTTAGATCACAGAACCTTCTCAGCTCTAGATGCAGAGGCTCTAGATCTTTATTAC ATTGCAACCACCAACCAAAAAACAGCAGGCATTTGAAGAATCACAGGAGGGAGAGCACCCCCATACGATGGGCTCACAGGGAGGAAAACCGGAAGAGACGCTGCTCAGATTGGTTAACAG ATGTTACACACTGGTCTGATGTATCCCGCCTGAGTGATGAAAACCTTGAGGAATCTTTAGAAAATCTTGTTGACTGCACACCTACACAACAGAGGAACTCGCAG TTCTCTTTGCGCAGCAGAAGCAGTGAGAGTGATTTTAGTATGGATTACATTCCTGTGTCTCTGGTCTCCTCGGTTACGatggaaaaacatattttgacgCCCAG CTGGCGAAAGGTGGATACTTTCCATTTACTGAACAAGGAGGAAGATGAACAGGATGAAGGAGTG TTAGAACCAATAACAGATGATAATTTCAGACAAAGACACCAGAGTTATGAGCATAAAGAGAAGCTCTGCTGGTCCTCCACGAATCTGAGCAGAAGAcacaggtctgtgtgtgtgtgcttatgtTCATG GTCATCCAGAAGAAGCTGCTCTTCAGTATCAGAGCAACCTGCTTACTGTCACTCCCCGGTAGATTCGCCAGTCCCCTCTACTTGGACCTCCAGTCCTTCTGAAGGCCAGACAGAAGCCAGTGTGGATGACACAGAA CCAGTGCCTCCATGGAAACAACGTGTGTTCCCAGCACTGAGTGATGAATATAAGGAAGCTCTGTGGTGTGAGGAAGGCTATG aCTTCTAG
- the kansl1l gene encoding KAT8 regulatory NSL complex subunit 1-like protein isoform X2 — MTSFLFQTSDQKPFNPAVDGDMDCGSINLGVDLEKVWLNHPSLIHLDFLSPEGSPRLSEMLLSPAFQGPGPKAFLLSSPEPRFTLLSVNQNSRDSPAGAPQTCFMPTLEENGPPVPNLNSSSLCHDYSPRGCNGAQYNNRESDAHGAMIPQGTDHPSALNKACDGTLEEGLRIHSLWNISQNAALVDRANRLQKRLLAMLGEHASRHYFHQLEGLRRKLLSVSYCPKSPMASGVFFTHETSNAEDVLGQIPQTHEQSLKSRDLENLAQCGRAVLPGMLESLDSDATLSSSSDDESDNEDAKGSPAASRCHGCEWRWLKERAELSSRWTWLQMRLTELDSQIQQVGELHQQILTNKGHVVLAEAQPLTDRQIQHTLWTETIDLSFAAGNMQDLTSDVDMEPSSPTRLLRNIERQSAQLTQIVNSLMPPFCASPSSSPVTKRPCCHRRDHRMTLFSSQVQADTAVSLSNRPQGFKKTGRKRKRACHQRQCALVEVTCVSARTRPLLTYHKPLLFVMDPPSHREQVLDSFCSLCLKCDPATACTDPTCPHRKEKTTGKVHPVLSLSSDTPSCLHLQNALHAEKLQQRSLFLKSDLLRSQNLLSSRCRGSRSLLHCNHQPKNSRHLKNHRRESTPIRWAHREENRKRRCSDWLTDVTHWSDVSRLSDENLEESLENLVDCTPTQQRNSQFSLRSRSSESDFSMDYIPVSLVSSVTMEKHILTPSWRKVDTFHLLNKEEDEQDEGVLEPITDDNFRQRHQSYEHKEKLCWSSTNLSRRHRSVCVCLCSWSSRRSCSSVSEQPAYCHSPVDSPVPSTWTSSPSEGQTEASVDDTEPVPPWKQRVFPALSDEYKEALWCEEGYDF; from the exons ATGACTTCGTTCCTCTTTCAAACATCAGACCAAAAACCATTTAATCCAGCTGTGGATGGAGATATGGACTGCGGCAGTATTAATCTAGGTGTGGATTTAGAGAAGGTTTGGCTGAACCATCCTTCCTTGATCCATCTGGATTTTTTGTCCCCCGAAGGTTCGCCTCGGCTTTCAGAGATGCTCCTGTCACCTGCGTTTCAAGGCCCAGGGCCAAAAGCCTTTCTGCTCTCGAGCCCAGAACCCCGCTTCACGCTTTTGTCCGTAAACCAAAACTCCCGAGATTCTCCAGCAGGTGCTCCACAAACGTGTTTCATGCCCACTCTGGAGGAAAACGGACCCCCAGTGCCCAATCTCAACTCGAGCTCTTTGTGCCACGACTATTCACCAAGAGGTTGTAATGGTGCCCAGTACAACAATAGAGAAAGTGATGCACACGGTGCAATGATACCACAAGGAACAGATCACCCCAGTGCTTTAAACAAGGCATGTGATGGCACTCTGGAGGAAGGGCTGAGGATTCATTCGTTATGGAACATTTCCCAGAATGCTGCGTTGGTAGATCGAGCCAATCGCTTACAGAAGAGGCTGTTGGCAATGCTCGGTGAGCACGCATCACGGCACTACTTTCACCAACTAGAAGGTCTGAGGAGAAAACTTCTTTCCGTCAGCTATTGCCCCAAGTCCCCCATGGCATCAggtgttttttttacacatgAGACGTCTAATGCTGAAGATGTCCTAGGACAGATCCCTCAAACACACGAGCAATCTCTGAAATCCAGAGACCTGGAGAATTTGGCACAATGCGGGCGTGCAGTTCTGCCTGGGATGCTGGAGTCTCTGGATTCAGATGCCACATTGAGCAGTAGCTCAGATGATGAATCGGACAATGAAGATGCTAAAGGGAGCCCAGCAGCATCACG ATGTCATGGCTGTGAATGGCGGTGGTTGAAGGAAAGAGCTGAACTGTCCAGCCGCTGGACGTGGCTCCAGATGAGATTGACTGAGCTGGACTCTCAGATTCAACAGGTTGGAGAACTTCACCAGCAGATCCTCACAAATAAG GGTCACGTGGTTTTAGCTGAAGCTCAGCCCCTCACAGACAGGCAGATCCAGCACACACTGTGGACGGAGACTATAGATCTGTCATTTGCCGCTGGGAACATGCAAGATTTGACATCTGATGTAGACATGGAACCCAGCAGCCCCACACGTCTTCTGAGGAACAtagagagacag AGTGCCCAGCTGACTCAGATTGTAAACAGCCTCATGCCACCTTTCTGTGCCTCACCCTCTTCGTCACCCGTGACCAAAAGACCCTGCTGTCACCGTAGAGATCATCGGATGACACTTTTCAGCAG CCAGGTACAGGCAGACACTGCTGTCAGTCTCTCCAATAGACCACAGGGCTTTAAAAAGACAGGACGGAAGAGAAAGCGAGCGTGTCACCAAAGACAATGTGCACTTGTGGAGGTCACCTGTGTGTCAGCACGCACCCGCCCCCTTCTGACATATCACAAACCTCTGCTTTTCGTCATGGACCCGCCGTCTCATAGAGAACAG gtccTGGATTCTTtctgctctctctgtctcaaaTGTGATCCTGCAACTGCGTGCACAGACCCTACATGCCCTCacagaaaagagaaaacaaccGGCAAAGTGCAtcctgtcctctctctctcctcag ATACCCCATCATGCCTCCATCTGCAAAACGCTCTGCATGCAGAGAAGTTGCAGCAGCGATCTCTCTTTCTGAAATCTGACCTCCTTAGATCACAGAACCTTCTCAGCTCTAGATGCAGAGGCTCTAGATCTTTATTAC ATTGCAACCACCAACCAAAAAACAGCAGGCATTTGAAGAATCACAGGAGGGAGAGCACCCCCATACGATGGGCTCACAGGGAGGAAAACCGGAAGAGACGCTGCTCAGATTGGTTAACAG ATGTTACACACTGGTCTGATGTATCCCGCCTGAGTGATGAAAACCTTGAGGAATCTTTAGAAAATCTTGTTGACTGCACACCTACACAACAGAGGAACTCGCAG TTCTCTTTGCGCAGCAGAAGCAGTGAGAGTGATTTTAGTATGGATTACATTCCTGTGTCTCTGGTCTCCTCGGTTACGatggaaaaacatattttgacgCCCAG CTGGCGAAAGGTGGATACTTTCCATTTACTGAACAAGGAGGAAGATGAACAGGATGAAGGAGTG TTAGAACCAATAACAGATGATAATTTCAGACAAAGACACCAGAGTTATGAGCATAAAGAGAAGCTCTGCTGGTCCTCCACGAATCTGAGCAGAAGAcacaggtctgtgtgtgtgtgcttatgtTCATG GTCATCCAGAAGAAGCTGCTCTTCAGTATCAGAGCAACCTGCTTACTGTCACTCCCCGGTAGATTCGCCAGTCCCCTCTACTTGGACCTCCAGTCCTTCTGAAGGCCAGACAGAAGCCAGTGTGGATGACACAGAA CCAGTGCCTCCATGGAAACAACGTGTGTTCCCAGCACTGAGTGATGAATATAAGGAAGCTCTGTGGTGTGAGGAAGGCTATG aCTTCTAG
- the kansl1l gene encoding KAT8 regulatory NSL complex subunit 1-like protein isoform X3, which translates to MTSFLFQTSDQKPFNPAVDGDMDCGSINLGVDLEKVWLNHPSLIHLDFLSPEGSPRLSEMLLSPAFQGPGPKAFLLSSPEPRFTLLSVNQNSRDSPAGAPQTCFMPTLEENGPPVPNLNSSSLCHDYSPRGCNGAQYNNRESDAHGAMIPQGTDHPSALNKACDGTLEEGLRIHSLWNISQNAALVDRANRLQKRLLAMLGEHASRHYFHQLEGLRRKLLSVSYCPKSPMASGVFFTHETSNAEDVLGQIPQTHEQSLKSRDLENLAQCGRAVLPGMLESLDSDATLSSSSDDESDNEDAKGSPAASRCHGCEWRWLKERAELSSRWTWLQMRLTELDSQIQQVGELHQQILTNKQGHVVLAEAQPLTDRQIQHTLWTETIDLSFAAGNMQDLTSDVDMEPSSPTRLLRNIERQSAQLTQIVNSLMPPFCASPSSSPVTKRPCCHRRDHRMTLFSSQVQADTAVSLSNRPQGFKKTGRKRKRACHQRQCALVEVTCVSARTRPLLTYHKPLLFVMDPPSHREQVLDSFCSLCLKCDPATACTDPTCPHRKEKTTGKVHPVLSLSSDTPSCLHLQNALHAEKLQQRSLFLKSDLLRSQNLLSSRCRGSRSLLHCNHQPKNSRHLKNHRRESTPIRWAHREENRKRRCSDWLTDVTHWSDVSRLSDENLEESLENLVDCTPTQQRNSQFSLRSRSSESDFSMDYIPVSLVSSVTMEKHILTPSWRKVDTFHLLNKEEDEQDEGVLEPITDDNFRQRHQSYEHKEKLCWSSTNLSRRHRSSRRSCSSVSEQPAYCHSPVDSPVPSTWTSSPSEGQTEASVDDTEPVPPWKQRVFPALSDEYKEALWCEEGYDF; encoded by the exons ATGACTTCGTTCCTCTTTCAAACATCAGACCAAAAACCATTTAATCCAGCTGTGGATGGAGATATGGACTGCGGCAGTATTAATCTAGGTGTGGATTTAGAGAAGGTTTGGCTGAACCATCCTTCCTTGATCCATCTGGATTTTTTGTCCCCCGAAGGTTCGCCTCGGCTTTCAGAGATGCTCCTGTCACCTGCGTTTCAAGGCCCAGGGCCAAAAGCCTTTCTGCTCTCGAGCCCAGAACCCCGCTTCACGCTTTTGTCCGTAAACCAAAACTCCCGAGATTCTCCAGCAGGTGCTCCACAAACGTGTTTCATGCCCACTCTGGAGGAAAACGGACCCCCAGTGCCCAATCTCAACTCGAGCTCTTTGTGCCACGACTATTCACCAAGAGGTTGTAATGGTGCCCAGTACAACAATAGAGAAAGTGATGCACACGGTGCAATGATACCACAAGGAACAGATCACCCCAGTGCTTTAAACAAGGCATGTGATGGCACTCTGGAGGAAGGGCTGAGGATTCATTCGTTATGGAACATTTCCCAGAATGCTGCGTTGGTAGATCGAGCCAATCGCTTACAGAAGAGGCTGTTGGCAATGCTCGGTGAGCACGCATCACGGCACTACTTTCACCAACTAGAAGGTCTGAGGAGAAAACTTCTTTCCGTCAGCTATTGCCCCAAGTCCCCCATGGCATCAggtgttttttttacacatgAGACGTCTAATGCTGAAGATGTCCTAGGACAGATCCCTCAAACACACGAGCAATCTCTGAAATCCAGAGACCTGGAGAATTTGGCACAATGCGGGCGTGCAGTTCTGCCTGGGATGCTGGAGTCTCTGGATTCAGATGCCACATTGAGCAGTAGCTCAGATGATGAATCGGACAATGAAGATGCTAAAGGGAGCCCAGCAGCATCACG ATGTCATGGCTGTGAATGGCGGTGGTTGAAGGAAAGAGCTGAACTGTCCAGCCGCTGGACGTGGCTCCAGATGAGATTGACTGAGCTGGACTCTCAGATTCAACAGGTTGGAGAACTTCACCAGCAGATCCTCACAAATAAG CAGGGTCACGTGGTTTTAGCTGAAGCTCAGCCCCTCACAGACAGGCAGATCCAGCACACACTGTGGACGGAGACTATAGATCTGTCATTTGCCGCTGGGAACATGCAAGATTTGACATCTGATGTAGACATGGAACCCAGCAGCCCCACACGTCTTCTGAGGAACAtagagagacag AGTGCCCAGCTGACTCAGATTGTAAACAGCCTCATGCCACCTTTCTGTGCCTCACCCTCTTCGTCACCCGTGACCAAAAGACCCTGCTGTCACCGTAGAGATCATCGGATGACACTTTTCAGCAG CCAGGTACAGGCAGACACTGCTGTCAGTCTCTCCAATAGACCACAGGGCTTTAAAAAGACAGGACGGAAGAGAAAGCGAGCGTGTCACCAAAGACAATGTGCACTTGTGGAGGTCACCTGTGTGTCAGCACGCACCCGCCCCCTTCTGACATATCACAAACCTCTGCTTTTCGTCATGGACCCGCCGTCTCATAGAGAACAG gtccTGGATTCTTtctgctctctctgtctcaaaTGTGATCCTGCAACTGCGTGCACAGACCCTACATGCCCTCacagaaaagagaaaacaaccGGCAAAGTGCAtcctgtcctctctctctcctcag ATACCCCATCATGCCTCCATCTGCAAAACGCTCTGCATGCAGAGAAGTTGCAGCAGCGATCTCTCTTTCTGAAATCTGACCTCCTTAGATCACAGAACCTTCTCAGCTCTAGATGCAGAGGCTCTAGATCTTTATTAC ATTGCAACCACCAACCAAAAAACAGCAGGCATTTGAAGAATCACAGGAGGGAGAGCACCCCCATACGATGGGCTCACAGGGAGGAAAACCGGAAGAGACGCTGCTCAGATTGGTTAACAG ATGTTACACACTGGTCTGATGTATCCCGCCTGAGTGATGAAAACCTTGAGGAATCTTTAGAAAATCTTGTTGACTGCACACCTACACAACAGAGGAACTCGCAG TTCTCTTTGCGCAGCAGAAGCAGTGAGAGTGATTTTAGTATGGATTACATTCCTGTGTCTCTGGTCTCCTCGGTTACGatggaaaaacatattttgacgCCCAG CTGGCGAAAGGTGGATACTTTCCATTTACTGAACAAGGAGGAAGATGAACAGGATGAAGGAGTG TTAGAACCAATAACAGATGATAATTTCAGACAAAGACACCAGAGTTATGAGCATAAAGAGAAGCTCTGCTGGTCCTCCACGAATCTGAGCAGAAGAcacag GTCATCCAGAAGAAGCTGCTCTTCAGTATCAGAGCAACCTGCTTACTGTCACTCCCCGGTAGATTCGCCAGTCCCCTCTACTTGGACCTCCAGTCCTTCTGAAGGCCAGACAGAAGCCAGTGTGGATGACACAGAA CCAGTGCCTCCATGGAAACAACGTGTGTTCCCAGCACTGAGTGATGAATATAAGGAAGCTCTGTGGTGTGAGGAAGGCTATG aCTTCTAG